GTCAGCTTGGCGTCAGGCTGATACGCGGTCTCCGAGTCAATCCACCGGTTCTGCACAGCGAAGGAGACCGCATCATAATAAGGGCTTTCCGGGCTTACGCCGGCGACCGGTTTGCGCTCGTTTCCGTTATACATGTTGGTATAATAAGGCGTAACCGCTTTGGCCATCCAGCTCAGCCAGTCTCCGGCTGTTATCTCGGAATCGGGATTCACCTTCCCGTTCTCATCCGGTATCAGGATGCTGTATTTCACCAATGTCGACAGCGCCTGCTCGGCCGGATTCCCTTGAATATCGGAAGCGGCGGACGCTTTCTTCAATTGGCTTGGCGCCTGATACTGCGCAGTCCACTTGCCGGTAACCGCATTAATGACTTCCGGCGCACCTACGGGATCTGCCAATACCGGCGAATACACAAGCTTGATCTTCTGCTCGGTATAACCCGCGGGGGTATAGCCTCCGAAGCTTCCATACTGCAGCTTCACTTTGTATCGGTCGAAACTTTGAGCCCGCGCCTGGTCCTTAGTAACTTTCACTGCCGAAGAGTCAATCGCGGCTTTCTCAAGGTCTGATGCCCGGGGTAGGTAATAGGACTGCAACGCACCTTTGTTATCCAAAGCAAGCGTCAGACCGCCGTCGCCCACTGGAATGCCTTTATAGAAGCGAAGGAATTGAAAGCTGAAACCCGTGCCCCCGTTTAGCGCGCTGTCTCCCCGCTCGACCAGCTTCAGATTGGAGGAAGCATCGGGGTACAGGAGGTTAATCAGCGCGATTGCCTTATTCTGGGCCTGCTGCTTCGTCAGTTTGGTTCCTTTCGATGTATCCGCCTCCGAAGCGCCGGTTGGGACAGGATACTTATTTTCATTGAAACTCAGAATCTGCCCAGTAACGGCGTCCACCTCGGCGAAGGATTGGGATGGATAACCGCTGCTGAGGGACGCGTTGTCCAGCCAGTTCAGTCTCCAGATCTTACGGCTGGTATCAGCATAATCACTGCCCAGAGAACTGGATACCAGCTTTCTCGCAGCAGGAATGGAGACAACCTGCTTCACCCGTTTGGCCGCCTCATCACTCGTCAATTCTGTGGCGCCGCTTCTCGAGATAAAGCGATTGGACGCCTGCGGTACATCGCTGTATACGGCGGATGTAACCGTGCTTTCCGCGCCTAAAGCAGTCAGCCGTTTGCCTGTTAAGGCATCGATGGCAGACAGCGCCCGCTCGGTCGGCCGCCAGCCCAGAATCCAGCTGTTGGCGCCCCCATTCTTGTAGACGGGGATGTAAGCCAGTTCCACGTCAAACTGTTCGCTGAATGTCTGCTCCGCCTTGGCCTGCGCAACCGACGCGGCAGCCGCCGGGTAGCTCCAATGCTCCGGCGATTTGTTGAACTGCCTTACACTGCCGTCCGCAGCGATGGCCACGGAGACATTTTCAAGAGGAGAGGGAATGCCATTTCTTAACACCGTGAAACTAAAGCCGTATTGTACGGGACCGAAAAGTGCCGGATTACTCATATAATCAACATTGTCCTGCAGTTCCAGATCGTTAACTGACAGGGAGGGAGCAGCCTTGGCGATAAAAACTTTAGCCTTCTCCAGCGCCTCTTCCCTTGTGATCGCAGGCGGATAGTAACTCTCGTTCTGCTGCCGGTCCGGAAAATAGAGATATGTATTGATCAAATCTCCGTTAACAGCATCCACCTGGCTGTTAAAGCCATATCCGTTGTTGCCCTTCTGGTAGTTCCACTGAATGTTCCATATCATTTGATTGGACGGCGAGGGATACATATTGTTAATACCCAGTTCCACATTCGATACTTCCGCCTCCGCCAAAATGGGGAACAGCGTTTTCAGCTTAGAGAGTGCCTGCTCTTTCGTGAACTTGACCTTGGTAGGATCCGCTTCATTCGTCTGCGCAGACGCCGCGGCGCTTTGGGATTTTTCGGCAACCACGTTGGAAGAAGCAGGCTGGGCAACGGCGGCAGCGGAAGAAGAAGCCGCTCCGGCAAATCCTGCCGGCATCACAAGAGAAAACGTTACCATTCCGGTTAATGCGGTTTTGGCCGTGAATCCCGGCGTACGTTTATGCTTTTTCTTCAAAATCTCATCCTCCTTTTTTCAATTCTTTCTAATTATAAAGAGATTTTCATTTATTTTCCATATAAAATGTCCTATTAAAACAGAAAAGCTTGTTTCACCCGCACATAACAAAAAACCTTCTTCCGCCCGGGCGAGGCAGAAGAAGGCAAGACGGTCGTCCGCTTCCGAAGAAGCGTCGTCAGAAAAGCAGCGTCCGCTGCAGAAACCAGACAATACCCATCGCCGCAATCAGGCCCGAGACGGCATAGTTCACGGCGCCGTACCAGCTTTTGCGGCCAATAATAATAATCAGCGGCAGAAGAGCCAGCAGCACGGCGATTTGTCCGATTTCCACTCCAAGATTGAAAGAGAACAACGTCAGCAAAAAGTCATCACGCATCATCCCTTGCAGAACCTGCGCAAAGCCGAAGCCGTGAACAAGACCGAAGCCGAGCGCGACCAGCCATCGGCGGCGTACTCTCCTCAGCCAGATGTTCTCTATGGCAACGTAGATGATACTTGCGGCGATCAGCGGCTCGACGATCCGCTGCGGCACGTCAACGATATTCAGCGCGGCAAGCGCTATGGTGACGCTGTGGCCGAGCGTGAAAGCGGTTAGTATTTGAATATAATCCTGCTTGCGCTGCTTCAGGATAATCAGGGAGACGATAAATAACAGATGGTCGAATCCGGTCCAGATATGCATGATCCCGACTCCGGTGAATTCAGCGAGCGTCGCCAGCCAGCCGGGAATGCTATTGGAGACGGAAGATCTGCCTTCCGCCGATAATTCTTGGTGCAAAACCCGGCTTCCCTCCGTAAATACCGCGGCTGATGCCTCTTGGCCCCCGACTCGGACGGTGGCAAAATTCTGGTGCTTCGGATCAATCAAATCATAAAAAAAATTGTACCCGATATCGAAGGAATGTACGGCAGCGGGAAATTCCCCGGTCATATCGAGGTAAAGGTACTGCGCTCCTCCTCTGTTTCGCATGGAGGCTTCGGTAATTTCCGGCTTCACGGAAACGCCGCCGCTCGTTATCGTCAGGCAATCGTCAACGAGACGCTGCAATTCCTCCTTGCTCCAGCCGGGAACGCCGGTCCGGGCTTTGGCGGTTGAAGCGCCGGGCTCAATGACAAACACAGTACGGCCGCTTGTCATGTCCATCCACTGGGCGACTTCCTGAGGGTCCAAGTACAATTGATAGCGCACCGCCGAGCCGGCGGCGGATATATCGGAATACCCTATAGTGGCCAGATGAGCCAGTGCGGGCCGGATAGGCAGCAGAAACAGAACAATCAGAACGGCCAGCAGACTGCATCCGGATGATTTCAGGCTGATTACTTTCACGGTGTGCGACCTCCAAATATGGATGAAGAGCAAAGAGTCCCTTAAAGACTCTTTGCTCCTTATCTTGCTCTCGTAATAAAATATAGAATTTCGGATTGCTTTATTGACTCTTCTTCAGCGTATTAAGAATGATCTTGGCGCATTCGGCCCGAGTCGCCGAGCTGACCGGCTCGAAGCTCTGACTGGAGCGGCCGCCGATTAAACCGAGACCGTAAGCCTGCTGAACAGCTTCTTTGGCCCAGCTTGCGGCGCTGCCAATATCCTTGAACGGAGCGGGCGAAGCTCCGGCTGTCTGAAGACCGGTGTTATATTGATAAGCCCGGACAATCATAAGCGCCATCTCCTGGCGCGTTACCGCCGATGCGGGATCGAACCGTGAAGCCGTTCTTCCCTTCACAATGCCTGCCTGAACCGCAGCCGCAACTTCCTCCGCATACCAGGCTCCG
This region of Paenibacillus sp. URB8-2 genomic DNA includes:
- a CDS encoding S-layer homology domain-containing protein, giving the protein MKKKHKRTPGFTAKTALTGMVTFSLVMPAGFAGAASSSAAAVAQPASSNVVAEKSQSAAASAQTNEADPTKVKFTKEQALSKLKTLFPILAEAEVSNVELGINNMYPSPSNQMIWNIQWNYQKGNNGYGFNSQVDAVNGDLINTYLYFPDRQQNESYYPPAITREEALEKAKVFIAKAAPSLSVNDLELQDNVDYMSNPALFGPVQYGFSFTVLRNGIPSPLENVSVAIAADGSVRQFNKSPEHWSYPAAAASVAQAKAEQTFSEQFDVELAYIPVYKNGGANSWILGWRPTERALSAIDALTGKRLTALGAESTVTSAVYSDVPQASNRFISRSGATELTSDEAAKRVKQVVSIPAARKLVSSSLGSDYADTSRKIWRLNWLDNASLSSGYPSQSFAEVDAVTGQILSFNENKYPVPTGASEADTSKGTKLTKQQAQNKAIALINLLYPDASSNLKLVERGDSALNGGTGFSFQFLRFYKGIPVGDGGLTLALDNKGALQSYYLPRASDLEKAAIDSSAVKVTKDQARAQSFDRYKVKLQYGSFGGYTPAGYTEQKIKLVYSPVLADPVGAPEVINAVTGKWTAQYQAPSQLKKASAASDIQGNPAEQALSTLVKYSILIPDENGKVNPDSEITAGDWLSWMAKAVTPYYTNMYNGNERKPVAGVSPESPYYDAVSFAVQNRWIDSETAYQPDAKLTREGLAVLLTSIVKYNKISSYLQADPVINQFGDAASISRKGEVAVAVKLGLLQGENGKFNPADLVTKAEAATVLIKLVELQGKTDQPIGQSMYY
- a CDS encoding HupE/UreJ family protein, with amino-acid sequence MKVISLKSSGCSLLAVLIVLFLLPIRPALAHLATIGYSDISAAGSAVRYQLYLDPQEVAQWMDMTSGRTVFVIEPGASTAKARTGVPGWSKEELQRLVDDCLTITSGGVSVKPEITEASMRNRGGAQYLYLDMTGEFPAAVHSFDIGYNFFYDLIDPKHQNFATVRVGGQEASAAVFTEGSRVLHQELSAEGRSSVSNSIPGWLATLAEFTGVGIMHIWTGFDHLLFIVSLIILKQRKQDYIQILTAFTLGHSVTIALAALNIVDVPQRIVEPLIAASIIYVAIENIWLRRVRRRWLVALGFGLVHGFGFAQVLQGMMRDDFLLTLFSFNLGVEIGQIAVLLALLPLIIIIGRKSWYGAVNYAVSGLIAAMGIVWFLQRTLLF